In Providencia rettgeri, the following proteins share a genomic window:
- a CDS encoding bifunctional aspartate kinase/homoserine dehydrogenase II, producing the protein MSVLTAVEVAPCHRQLHKFGGSSLADAKCYQRVATIMANYSQPGDLMVVSAAGSTTNQLINWLKLSQSDRISAHQAQQSLRCYQLDLIESLLPEQKAIELSQLFIHDLERLSALLDQPTNDATYAELVGHGEIWSARLMAEVLAQAGMMSAWLDARLFLRAERAAQPQVDEIQSRYLLQQQLTQLPNRRIVVTGFISRNQQGETVLLGRNGSDYSATQVGALAGVEKVTIWSDVAGVYSADPRKVKDACLLPLLRLDEASELARLAAPVLHTRTLQPVSVSNIDLQLRCSYQPEQGSTKIERVLASGAGAKIVTSHDDVCLIELHIATGRDFKQICKDVDLLLKRAQLRPLARGIHHDRSLLQLCYTSEIVESALNALEEAGLPGALSLREGFSLVALVGAGVCKKPLHSHRFYEELKGQPVEFIWHSEDAISLVAVLRSNQTEHLIKGMHQSLFRAEKRIGLVLFGKGNIGARWLELFDAEQHKISARSDFDFVLAGVVDSRRSLLNYQGIDPSRALAFFDDEAVEHEDDNLFLWMRSHPYDDLVVLDVTASETLADNYVDFASYGFHVISANKIAGAAQTAQYRQIRDAFSKTGRHWLYNATVGAGLPINYTVRDLKESGDSILSISGIFSGTLSWLFLQFDGSIPFSELVEQAWQQGLTEPDPRIDLSGQDVMRKLIILAREAGYDIEPDDVRVESLVPKQAQTGSLDEFFENSAVINEQMQQRLEAAQELGLVLRYVARFDAVKGKAKVGVEAVKPEHPLASLLPGDNVFAIESRWYRDNPLVIRGPGAGRDVTAGAIQSDLNRLSQLL; encoded by the coding sequence ATGAGTGTACTAACAGCGGTTGAGGTGGCTCCTTGCCACCGCCAGTTACATAAGTTTGGGGGCAGCAGTTTAGCCGATGCAAAGTGCTATCAACGCGTTGCAACAATTATGGCAAACTATAGCCAACCCGGTGATTTAATGGTGGTTTCTGCCGCGGGTAGTACAACCAATCAGTTGATTAATTGGTTGAAATTAAGCCAAAGTGACCGTATTTCAGCTCATCAAGCTCAACAGTCATTACGCTGTTATCAACTTGATTTAATTGAATCTCTTTTGCCCGAACAGAAAGCCATAGAATTAAGCCAATTATTTATTCACGATTTAGAGCGTTTAAGCGCATTGCTGGATCAACCCACAAATGATGCGACTTATGCAGAATTGGTCGGCCATGGTGAAATTTGGTCTGCGCGTCTCATGGCTGAAGTGCTTGCACAGGCAGGTATGATGAGCGCTTGGTTAGATGCACGCTTATTTTTACGCGCTGAACGCGCGGCCCAACCACAGGTTGATGAAATCCAATCACGCTATTTATTGCAACAGCAGTTAACTCAGTTACCGAACAGACGTATTGTCGTGACAGGCTTTATTTCGCGTAATCAGCAAGGTGAAACAGTACTGCTTGGGCGTAATGGGAGTGACTATTCTGCAACACAAGTTGGCGCGTTGGCTGGTGTTGAAAAAGTCACGATTTGGAGTGATGTTGCTGGGGTATATAGCGCGGACCCTCGCAAGGTGAAAGATGCCTGTTTGTTACCCTTATTGCGCCTAGATGAGGCCAGTGAATTAGCACGTTTGGCGGCACCTGTTTTACACACACGCACTTTACAGCCTGTTTCCGTGAGCAATATTGATTTGCAATTAAGGTGCAGCTATCAGCCTGAACAAGGTTCAACAAAAATTGAGCGGGTACTTGCGTCAGGTGCAGGAGCAAAAATTGTCACTAGCCATGATGATGTGTGCTTAATCGAATTGCACATCGCTACAGGGCGTGACTTTAAACAAATTTGTAAAGATGTGGACTTATTACTTAAACGTGCTCAATTACGTCCTTTGGCTCGCGGTATTCATCATGATCGTTCTTTACTGCAATTATGTTATACCTCCGAAATTGTCGAAAGTGCCTTAAATGCTCTTGAAGAAGCCGGTTTGCCGGGGGCATTATCACTACGAGAAGGTTTTTCTCTGGTGGCATTAGTCGGTGCGGGGGTGTGTAAAAAACCGTTACATAGCCACCGTTTTTATGAGGAACTGAAAGGGCAACCGGTTGAATTTATTTGGCACTCAGAAGACGCTATCAGTTTAGTGGCGGTATTGCGCTCTAACCAAACGGAACACCTCATTAAAGGTATGCATCAGAGCTTATTCCGTGCAGAAAAACGCATTGGTTTAGTGCTATTTGGTAAAGGAAATATTGGCGCGCGTTGGCTAGAGCTTTTTGATGCGGAACAACACAAGATTTCGGCACGTAGTGACTTTGATTTTGTCTTAGCAGGCGTAGTAGACAGCCGCCGTAGCTTACTGAATTACCAAGGGATTGACCCAAGTCGTGCACTGGCTTTCTTTGATGATGAAGCGGTAGAACATGAGGATGATAACCTATTTTTATGGATGCGTTCCCACCCTTATGATGATCTCGTGGTGTTAGATGTCACCGCAAGTGAAACACTGGCCGATAACTATGTTGATTTTGCGAGTTATGGTTTTCATGTGATCAGCGCAAATAAAATCGCAGGTGCAGCGCAAACGGCACAGTATCGTCAAATTCGCGATGCATTTTCAAAAACAGGCCGCCATTGGTTATATAACGCGACAGTAGGGGCTGGGTTACCGATTAACTATACGGTTAGGGACTTAAAAGAAAGCGGTGATTCTATCCTGAGTATCAGTGGTATTTTTTCGGGAACCTTATCATGGCTATTTTTACAGTTTGACGGCTCCATTCCATTTAGTGAGCTAGTAGAGCAAGCTTGGCAGCAAGGGTTAACTGAACCAGACCCACGTATTGACCTATCGGGGCAAGATGTCATGCGGAAATTAATTATTTTAGCCCGTGAAGCGGGTTATGATATTGAGCCGGATGATGTGCGAGTTGAATCTTTAGTACCAAAGCAAGCACAAACGGGCTCCTTGGATGAGTTTTTCGAAAACAGTGCTGTTATTAATGAACAAATGCAGCAGCGCTTAGAAGCTGCGCAAGAACTCGGGCTAGTGTTACGTTATGTGGCGCGGTTTGATGCGGTAAAAGGTAAAGCAAAAGTGGGCGTGGAAGCCGTGAAACCGGAACATCCTCTGGCCTCATTATTACCCGGCGACAATGTGTTTGCTATCGAAAGTCGGTGGTATCGAGACAACCCATTAGTGATCCGTGGCCCTGGCGCTGGGCGTGATGTGACTGCGGGTGCTATTCAGTCTGATCTTAACCGACTCTCCCAACTTTTATAA
- the metB gene encoding cystathionine gamma-synthase, producing MTYKPSTIAIHNGLNEDQQFGCVVPPIYLSSTYNFTDFNEPRAHDYSRRGNPGRDIVQKTLAQLEGGSGSVLTNSGMSALHLLCTVFLQPGDLLVAPHDCYGGSYRLFNSQNQRGAYQVQFVDQSDESALQAALAKKPKLVLIETPSNPLLRIFDIQHIAQLAHDVGALVVVDNTFLSPILQQPLSLGADFVVHSCTKYLNGHSDIVAGVVIAKEEKWVIELAWWANNIGVTGGAFDSYLLLRGIRTLSPRVLQQQQNAQEIVKYLKSQPLVKKLYYPALEDHPGHEIAVKQQKGFGAMLSFEFAGDESQLRHFLRSLSLFTLAESLGGVETLISHTATMTHAGMSVEARAQAGITDSLLRISVGIEDSQDLITDLDHAFKVAAQR from the coding sequence ATGACTTACAAGCCGTCAACTATCGCAATTCATAATGGATTAAATGAAGATCAACAATTTGGTTGCGTAGTGCCTCCCATTTATTTATCCAGTACCTATAATTTTACTGACTTTAATGAACCGAGAGCTCATGATTATTCACGTCGTGGAAACCCAGGGCGTGATATTGTGCAAAAAACATTGGCACAACTTGAGGGGGGGAGTGGTTCGGTACTAACTAACAGTGGGATGTCTGCGCTTCATTTGTTATGTACCGTTTTTCTGCAACCGGGGGATTTACTCGTTGCGCCACATGACTGTTACGGTGGAAGCTACCGGTTATTTAATAGCCAAAACCAGCGTGGGGCTTATCAGGTGCAATTTGTCGACCAAAGTGATGAATCTGCATTGCAGGCAGCATTAGCGAAAAAACCCAAATTAGTGTTAATCGAAACACCAAGTAACCCACTATTAAGAATTTTTGATATACAGCATATTGCCCAGTTAGCCCATGATGTAGGGGCATTAGTCGTTGTCGATAATACTTTTTTAAGCCCAATTTTGCAGCAGCCTCTTTCACTCGGCGCAGATTTTGTGGTGCATTCATGCACTAAATACCTGAATGGCCATTCTGATATCGTTGCAGGAGTGGTGATTGCGAAAGAAGAAAAGTGGGTAATAGAGCTTGCTTGGTGGGCGAATAATATTGGTGTTACTGGGGGCGCTTTTGATAGCTATCTACTCTTGAGAGGTATCAGAACGTTATCTCCACGTGTATTACAGCAACAGCAAAATGCACAAGAGATCGTAAAATATCTTAAATCACAGCCTTTAGTGAAAAAATTGTATTATCCTGCGTTAGAAGATCACCCCGGGCACGAAATAGCAGTAAAACAACAAAAAGGCTTTGGAGCGATGCTGAGTTTTGAATTTGCAGGTGATGAGTCACAACTTCGCCATTTTCTTCGCTCTCTCAGCTTGTTTACATTAGCGGAGTCATTAGGTGGTGTGGAAACATTGATTTCCCATACCGCGACAATGACGCATGCAGGTATGTCAGTAGAAGCCCGTGCGCAAGCGGGGATCACAGATAGCTTGCTAAGAATTTCAGTGGGAATTGAAGACTCTCAGGATTTAATCACAGACTTAGACCACGCATTTAAGGTTGCGGCACAACGTTAG
- the metJ gene encoding met regulon transcriptional regulator MetJ has translation MAEWNGEYVSPYAEHGKKSEQVKKITVSIPLKVLKILTDERTRRQINNLRHATNSELLCEAFLHAFTGQPLPNDEDLRKERNDEIPEAAKEIMRELGIDPETWEY, from the coding sequence ATGGCTGAATGGAATGGTGAGTATGTCAGTCCGTATGCTGAACATGGCAAAAAGAGTGAGCAAGTTAAAAAAATCACAGTATCTATCCCATTAAAAGTACTGAAAATTTTAACTGATGAGCGGACTCGTCGTCAGATTAACAACTTACGCCATGCCACTAACAGTGAACTCCTGTGTGAAGCTTTTTTACATGCATTCACAGGCCAACCACTGCCAAATGATGAAGATTTGCGTAAAGAGCGTAATGACGAGATCCCTGAAGCAGCAAAAGAAATTATGCGTGAATTAGGTATCGACCCGGAAACGTGGGAATATTAA
- a CDS encoding outer membrane protein gives MKKVILASLLSLTFSGLAMASGNGFYVSGKLGTSILKLSDQKWEESDVGFYESYNNGSKTKAVFGGGIALGYDLYDMTSLPLRAELDITLRGKASSKHNLFYENNSFFTASDDIKNDITLNTFMVNAYYDFKNETNFTPYVSVGLGLASIKHKSSYSYEEKSHQGMYYGYDSLSKSKTNSNFAWSLGLGSQYAINDNLSLDLSYRFLDAGKSDVSYKDDGETLKSKVKVRSNDIMFGVLYRF, from the coding sequence ATGAAAAAAGTAATTTTAGCTTCTCTTTTAAGCCTTACGTTTAGTGGTCTGGCTATGGCATCTGGTAATGGTTTTTATGTTTCTGGAAAATTAGGTACATCTATTCTTAAATTATCAGACCAGAAATGGGAAGAATCAGATGTAGGTTTTTATGAAAGCTATAACAACGGCAGCAAAACCAAGGCAGTATTCGGTGGTGGTATTGCATTAGGTTATGACTTATATGATATGACATCTCTTCCGTTGCGCGCTGAATTAGACATTACACTAAGAGGTAAAGCTTCATCTAAACATAATCTTTTCTATGAAAACAATAGTTTCTTTACCGCTTCAGATGACATTAAAAACGATATCACATTAAATACCTTCATGGTTAATGCTTATTATGACTTCAAAAATGAAACCAATTTTACCCCTTACGTATCCGTTGGATTAGGTTTAGCAAGTATTAAGCATAAATCTAGTTATTCATACGAAGAAAAAAGCCATCAGGGTATGTACTATGGTTATGATTCATTATCTAAATCGAAAACCAACAGTAACTTTGCTTGGAGCTTAGGTTTAGGTTCACAATATGCAATTAATGATAACCTTTCATTAGATTTAAGCTATCGTTTCTTAGATGCTGGCAAATCTGACGTAAGCTATAAAGATGATGGCGAAACGCTCAAGTCTAAAGTGAAAGTACGTAGTAATGACATCATGTTTGGTGTGCTTTACCGTTTCTAA
- the rpmE gene encoding 50S ribosomal protein L31 → MKKGIHPKYEEVTATCSCGNVMKINSTAGHSLNLDVCGNCHPFYTGKQRDVATGGRVDRFNQRFSIPGSKK, encoded by the coding sequence ATGAAAAAAGGTATTCACCCTAAATACGAAGAAGTTACTGCAACTTGTTCTTGCGGTAATGTAATGAAAATTAATTCAACTGCTGGTCACTCGCTGAACCTGGACGTTTGTGGTAACTGCCACCCGTTCTATACTGGTAAACAGCGTGATGTTGCGACTGGTGGTCGTGTTGATCGCTTCAACCAACGTTTCAGCATCCCAGGTTCTAAAAAATAA
- the priA gene encoding primosomal protein N', with protein MIVVQVALPVPLNRTFDYRLPDNMPLPVVGSRVMVPFGKRQALGIVVKHSDKSEFAEDKLKAIELVLDHQTLFPDDIWQLLLWSSQYYHYPIGEVLFHALPTLLRQGKPAEFTPIWQWQVTDEGLAVDLNELKRSPKQQQALALLRRRPVYRHQVSELEISESALQALKKKAYIDLHPVPPTSEKWQPSFTVCGERLRLNSEQATAVGAIRAEDDQFSPWLLAGITGSGKTEVYLSVLENVLAQGKQALVLVPEIGLTPQTISRFRERFNAPVDVLHSGLNDSERLAVWLRAKQGQNAIIIGTRSALFTPFAHLGIIIIDEEHDSSYKQQDGWRYHARDLAVFRAKKNNIPIVMGTATPSLETLFNVQQHKYRQLNLTIRAGNARPATQHLIDLKGQPLKFGLSHLLIQHIKEHLAQNNQVILFLNRRGYSPALICHECGWIAECQRCDHYYTLHQNFHQLRCHHCDSQRPVPRQCPQCGSTHLVPVGMGTEQLEEGICELFPDTPVTRIDRDTTSRKGELEQHLNQVHEGGARILIGTQMLAKGHHFPDVTLVALLDVDGALFSSDFRAAERFAQLYVQVSGRAGRAGKQGEVFLQTHHPEHPLLLTLLEEGYHAFTQEAMEERRVAMLPPYTSHILIRSEDHNNQDSRQFLQNVRQYIAEHPQSDAKMWILGPSPSIQAKRGGRFRWQLLLQHPSRLYLQQFMTKRLPEILQQPESRKVKWNIDVDPTDC; from the coding sequence ATGATCGTCGTTCAGGTGGCTTTACCTGTCCCTTTAAACCGCACATTTGATTATCGCCTTCCTGATAACATGCCACTCCCTGTTGTCGGCAGCCGTGTTATGGTGCCATTTGGCAAGCGCCAAGCCCTTGGTATTGTGGTAAAGCACAGCGATAAAAGCGAGTTTGCTGAAGATAAATTAAAAGCCATCGAGTTGGTTCTCGACCACCAAACACTCTTCCCTGATGATATTTGGCAACTCTTACTGTGGTCTTCTCAGTACTATCATTACCCAATAGGCGAAGTACTCTTCCACGCATTACCCACGCTGTTGCGCCAAGGTAAACCCGCTGAATTTACCCCTATTTGGCAATGGCAAGTAACGGATGAAGGCTTAGCGGTTGACCTTAATGAGCTAAAACGTTCTCCAAAACAGCAGCAAGCTCTTGCACTTCTGCGTCGTCGACCCGTTTATCGCCATCAAGTCAGTGAGCTTGAAATCAGTGAAAGCGCTTTGCAAGCACTGAAAAAGAAAGCTTATATTGATTTGCACCCCGTTCCACCGACTAGCGAAAAGTGGCAACCAAGCTTCACAGTTTGTGGTGAAAGGCTGCGTCTTAATAGTGAGCAAGCGACAGCTGTCGGTGCTATACGTGCTGAAGATGACCAATTTTCACCATGGCTGCTCGCTGGGATCACAGGGTCCGGTAAGACGGAAGTGTACCTAAGTGTATTGGAAAATGTCCTTGCCCAAGGTAAACAAGCTTTAGTTTTGGTACCTGAAATTGGCTTGACCCCACAAACCATTAGCCGTTTTCGTGAGCGCTTCAATGCCCCCGTTGATGTGTTGCACTCAGGGCTGAACGATAGCGAGCGTTTAGCTGTTTGGTTACGCGCTAAGCAAGGGCAAAATGCCATTATTATTGGGACTCGCTCGGCACTGTTCACCCCTTTCGCCCACCTTGGCATTATTATTATTGATGAAGAGCATGACAGCTCATATAAACAGCAAGATGGCTGGCGTTATCATGCCCGTGATTTAGCGGTTTTCCGTGCTAAAAAGAACAATATACCGATTGTCATGGGTACTGCGACGCCATCATTAGAAACCTTATTCAATGTTCAACAACATAAATATCGGCAATTAAATCTCACTATTCGGGCAGGTAATGCACGCCCCGCGACTCAACACCTTATTGACTTAAAAGGCCAGCCACTAAAATTTGGCCTTTCACACTTATTAATTCAACACATTAAAGAGCACCTTGCACAAAACAATCAGGTGATTTTATTTTTAAATCGCCGTGGTTATTCCCCTGCATTGATTTGCCATGAATGTGGTTGGATTGCAGAGTGCCAGCGTTGTGACCACTATTACACCCTGCACCAAAATTTTCATCAATTACGCTGCCACCATTGCGATAGCCAGCGCCCTGTTCCTCGCCAATGCCCACAATGTGGTTCAACGCATTTAGTGCCTGTTGGTATGGGAACTGAGCAACTTGAGGAAGGGATTTGTGAACTGTTCCCTGATACCCCCGTTACCCGTATTGACCGAGATACCACCAGTCGCAAAGGGGAACTAGAGCAGCATTTGAACCAAGTGCACGAAGGAGGGGCTCGCATTCTCATTGGTACGCAGATGCTCGCCAAGGGCCACCACTTTCCTGATGTTACCTTAGTCGCCTTATTAGATGTCGATGGGGCTTTATTTTCGAGTGATTTTCGTGCAGCCGAACGGTTTGCTCAATTATACGTGCAAGTTTCTGGCCGAGCGGGACGAGCCGGTAAGCAAGGCGAAGTGTTCTTACAAACCCACCATCCCGAGCACCCTCTGTTACTCACACTGCTTGAAGAGGGTTATCACGCATTTACCCAAGAAGCGATGGAAGAGCGTAGGGTCGCGATGTTACCGCCTTACACCAGCCATATATTGATACGCTCGGAAGATCACAATAACCAAGATTCACGTCAATTTCTGCAAAATGTGCGGCAATATATTGCTGAACATCCCCAAAGTGACGCGAAAATGTGGATCCTAGGCCCTTCGCCGTCGATTCAAGCCAAACGCGGTGGCCGATTCCGCTGGCAATTGCTATTGCAACACCCTTCCCGCCTTTATCTACAGCAGTTTATGACGAAGCGACTACCAGAAATTCTTCAACAGCCAGAAAGTCGTAAAGTAAAATGGAATATTGATGTTGACCCGACAGATTGTTAA
- the cytR gene encoding DNA-binding transcriptional regulator CytR, with the protein MESKKHNNTATMKDVASAAGVSTATVSRTLMNPEKVSLQTRQKVEQAVMDVGYYPHNLARSYKRNESKTILVLVPNIRDPFFSDVVCGIEEIAAQEGYFVLIGDCKHQEKQENAFINLIITKQIDGMVLLGSNIPFDISTEEQKNLPPIVMANEFAPELKLPTVHIDNLTAAFNATHYLQKQGHKLIACIAGPDHMPLSQYRLEGYKKAMLRTGEKLRENYIIRGDFTHEGGAEAVKTLMSLPEPPTAIFCHSDIMAIGAMWQAKKMGLTLPDDLSFVGFDNLEQAKYTLPALTTINQPRAEIGHHAMQLLLEQIHGHNVNPGSRLLDSDLIIRESTKAPKS; encoded by the coding sequence GTGGAAAGTAAAAAACACAATAACACGGCAACAATGAAAGATGTTGCTAGTGCCGCGGGGGTTTCGACAGCGACAGTATCTAGAACACTCATGAACCCGGAAAAAGTTTCTTTGCAAACACGCCAAAAAGTCGAACAAGCGGTGATGGATGTGGGCTATTATCCTCATAACCTTGCTAGAAGCTATAAGCGCAATGAATCAAAAACGATTCTAGTACTCGTTCCTAATATCCGTGACCCTTTCTTTAGTGATGTCGTGTGCGGAATTGAAGAAATCGCTGCTCAAGAAGGTTATTTTGTTTTGATTGGGGACTGCAAACACCAAGAAAAACAAGAAAATGCCTTTATTAATCTCATTATTACCAAACAAATTGATGGCATGGTCTTATTGGGCTCAAATATTCCCTTCGATATCTCAACTGAGGAGCAGAAAAACCTCCCTCCGATTGTGATGGCAAATGAATTTGCCCCTGAACTAAAACTGCCTACTGTACATATTGATAACCTCACCGCCGCATTTAATGCGACACATTATTTGCAAAAACAAGGCCATAAACTGATTGCTTGTATTGCAGGCCCTGACCATATGCCTTTAAGTCAATACCGTTTAGAAGGTTATAAAAAAGCTATGTTGCGCACAGGCGAAAAATTGCGTGAAAATTATATTATTCGTGGTGATTTTACCCATGAAGGTGGTGCAGAAGCGGTAAAAACATTAATGTCACTGCCTGAACCACCAACTGCAATCTTTTGCCATAGTGATATCATGGCAATTGGCGCGATGTGGCAAGCGAAAAAAATGGGTTTAACGCTCCCAGATGACCTTTCTTTTGTTGGTTTCGATAACTTAGAGCAAGCAAAGTACACCTTGCCAGCCCTAACAACCATCAACCAGCCTCGCGCTGAAATTGGTCATCATGCCATGCAGTTACTACTTGAGCAGATCCATGGACACAATGTTAACCCAGGTTCACGTCTCCTAGATTCTGATTTAATCATCAGAGAGAGCACAAAAGCGCCTAAAAGCTAG
- the ftsN gene encoding cell division protein FtsN has translation MAQKDYVARGRSSARKKSKGKSKKAQGLPMTTLVVAVAIVVLFVGGLFYITQNKKDTPQPQVVTPTTPGNTLPPKPEERWRYIKELERRGMDSPNIQQPSTGNNIVRPSDLTPEQRQLLEQIDSDRRQPVTNLQEIPANGKPVPRSQVLINEPAQPIEPVQRKPVVNTPTKPEAQSPAPAAQPQTAPSTKPANNLQNMIVQCGSFRTAEQAGSVQATLAFSGIESRVSAGGGWHRIILGPYSKPTAEKMRDRAAGAGVSGCILRASGG, from the coding sequence GTGGCACAAAAAGATTATGTAGCTCGAGGGCGTTCATCCGCCCGTAAAAAAAGCAAAGGTAAATCCAAGAAAGCACAAGGACTACCAATGACAACATTGGTTGTCGCTGTCGCGATTGTTGTGCTATTTGTTGGCGGCCTGTTTTACATCACCCAAAACAAAAAGGACACGCCGCAACCCCAAGTTGTCACACCAACAACACCGGGAAACACGCTTCCACCAAAACCTGAAGAGCGTTGGCGCTATATTAAAGAGCTCGAACGTCGTGGTATGGATTCGCCAAATATTCAACAACCAAGCACAGGCAATAATATTGTGCGCCCATCCGATTTAACACCTGAGCAGCGCCAGCTATTAGAACAAATCGATTCTGATAGACGCCAGCCTGTCACTAACTTGCAAGAAATCCCTGCAAACGGTAAACCGGTGCCGCGCTCCCAAGTGCTTATCAATGAGCCCGCTCAACCTATCGAGCCAGTACAACGTAAACCGGTGGTCAATACACCTACGAAGCCTGAGGCTCAATCACCTGCCCCCGCGGCTCAACCACAAACTGCACCCAGTACTAAACCGGCCAACAATTTGCAAAATATGATTGTTCAATGCGGTTCATTCCGTACAGCTGAACAAGCTGGGTCTGTACAAGCCACTTTGGCATTTTCAGGTATTGAAAGCCGTGTAAGTGCTGGTGGCGGTTGGCACCGTATTATTTTAGGCCCTTATTCCAAGCCCACGGCCGAAAAAATGCGTGACCGCGCAGCAGGTGCAGGTGTTTCTGGTTGTATTCTTCGAGCTTCTGGGGGTTGA
- the hslV gene encoding ATP-dependent protease subunit HslV, producing the protein MTTIVSVRRNGQVVIGGDGQATMGNTVMKGNVRKVRRLYNDKVIAGFAGGTADAFTLFELFERKLELHQGHLTKAAVELAKDWRTDRMLRKLEALLAVADEHTSLIITGNGDVVQPENDLIAIGSGGPYAQSAARALLENTDLSAKEIAEKALAIAGDICIYTNHNVNFEEISSKS; encoded by the coding sequence ATGACAACAATCGTAAGTGTTCGCCGTAATGGCCAGGTCGTAATTGGTGGTGATGGACAGGCGACGATGGGTAATACCGTCATGAAAGGCAATGTCCGCAAAGTTCGCCGTTTATACAACGACAAAGTCATTGCCGGATTTGCCGGTGGCACCGCAGACGCATTCACATTATTTGAACTGTTCGAACGCAAACTCGAACTTCATCAGGGTCATTTAACCAAAGCAGCCGTTGAACTTGCTAAAGATTGGCGTACCGACCGCATGCTTCGTAAATTAGAAGCCTTGTTAGCTGTCGCTGATGAACACACGTCACTGATCATTACGGGTAATGGCGATGTGGTTCAACCGGAAAACGACTTGATTGCCATTGGCTCCGGTGGCCCATATGCGCAATCAGCCGCACGTGCTTTGTTAGAAAATACAGACTTAAGCGCTAAAGAAATCGCTGAAAAAGCCCTCGCAATTGCAGGTGATATCTGTATTTACACCAACCATAACGTCAACTTTGAAGAAATTTCTTCAAAATCATAA